One Arthrobacter sp. StoSoilB20 DNA segment encodes these proteins:
- a CDS encoding AraC family transcriptional regulator — MATTDVDQAHAKIAELFCSHELAPRTRQASVDMKLRSLHRGDVGIEFLDYGADVRIEPEGLQDFHLVQIPLAGHASMQVGASAVDSNPAMATVPPLDRPFSMSWDSGSPHMIVYVRRSALERVAWQLNGTAPGGLGYGMDLSGAAGRAFLRAVVELHEDMISQPQSTAPAFVQGLLADSMVSRLLMAMEPAVGEARDVDSESRLVRECRELLEKHAFEELTVPDIAECLGVSVRTLQTALRAETGATPSDMLRSIRLDRAREMLLEASPREQSVTAVAELCGFTHQGRFSALYLKAFGELPSESLRR; from the coding sequence ATGGCCACCACCGACGTAGACCAAGCGCACGCCAAAATTGCTGAGCTGTTCTGCAGCCACGAGCTGGCCCCGAGGACCCGCCAGGCCTCCGTGGACATGAAGCTGCGCTCCCTTCACCGCGGTGATGTGGGAATCGAGTTCCTGGACTACGGCGCGGACGTTCGGATTGAGCCGGAGGGCCTCCAGGATTTCCACCTGGTGCAGATCCCCTTGGCCGGGCATGCGTCCATGCAAGTGGGTGCCAGCGCCGTGGACTCAAATCCGGCCATGGCCACCGTTCCTCCGCTGGACAGGCCCTTCTCCATGAGCTGGGACAGCGGCAGTCCGCACATGATTGTGTATGTCAGACGCTCAGCACTGGAGCGGGTTGCCTGGCAGCTCAACGGCACGGCGCCGGGTGGACTGGGCTACGGCATGGACCTTTCAGGTGCGGCCGGCCGCGCATTCCTGAGGGCCGTCGTCGAACTTCATGAGGACATGATCAGCCAGCCGCAGTCCACGGCTCCCGCCTTTGTCCAGGGTTTATTGGCGGACAGCATGGTGTCGCGCCTGCTGATGGCGATGGAGCCGGCCGTCGGGGAAGCCCGGGACGTGGATTCCGAGAGCCGCCTGGTCCGGGAATGTCGTGAACTGCTGGAAAAGCACGCTTTCGAAGAACTGACTGTCCCGGACATCGCTGAGTGCCTGGGTGTTTCGGTCCGCACGCTCCAAACCGCGCTGCGGGCGGAAACGGGAGCGACGCCGTCGGACATGCTCCGCAGTATCCGCCTGGACCGGGCCCGGGAGATGCTGTTGGAGGCCAGTCCCCGTGAGCAAAGCGTGACGGCGGTTGCGGAGTTGTGCGGTTTCACGCACCAAGGGCGCTTCTCTGCGCTGTACCTTAAGGCCTTCGGCGAGCTGCCCAGCGAGAGCCTGCGCCGCTAG
- a CDS encoding FadR/GntR family transcriptional regulator, with protein sequence MARKSLVGVVADELLDRIIAGEFPPGTVVPGELELSAKHEVSRMTVREAMKTLEAQRILSVERGRGTFVNPLNQWASLEAVLRAASEGTKDAAAAIQLIELRRMLETGACELAAERISDAELAALTEHVNKMQAAHDVNDLAGFVEADLAFHDVILHASGNVFVAVLFEPLHRVLEARRTETSAFPEIQEHAIGHHRKIAAALESRNPNEARLAMDAHMQQTLDDLKTYVLEA encoded by the coding sequence ATGGCACGCAAGTCACTGGTGGGCGTCGTGGCAGATGAGTTGCTGGACCGCATCATCGCGGGTGAATTTCCACCCGGAACGGTGGTCCCCGGTGAGCTCGAGCTCAGCGCCAAACACGAGGTAAGCCGCATGACCGTGCGCGAGGCCATGAAAACCCTCGAGGCGCAGCGGATTCTCAGTGTGGAGCGCGGCCGTGGCACGTTCGTCAATCCCCTGAACCAGTGGGCTTCGCTGGAAGCCGTACTCCGTGCCGCTTCTGAAGGAACCAAAGACGCCGCCGCGGCGATCCAGCTTATTGAGCTCCGCCGCATGCTCGAAACAGGCGCATGCGAGCTCGCCGCAGAGCGCATTTCCGATGCCGAACTCGCGGCCCTGACCGAACACGTCAATAAGATGCAGGCCGCCCACGACGTCAACGACCTCGCAGGCTTCGTGGAGGCAGACCTGGCCTTCCACGACGTCATTCTGCACGCCTCCGGCAACGTCTTTGTTGCCGTACTTTTCGAACCGCTGCACCGGGTCCTCGAAGCCCGCCGCACGGAGACCTCGGCTTTCCCGGAGATCCAGGAACACGCGATCGGGCATCACCGGAAGATCGCAGCCGCCCTTGAATCACGCAATCCCAACGAGGCACGCCTCGCGATGGACGCGCACATGCAACAGACGCTGGATGACCTGAAGACGTACGTGCTGGAGGCGTAA
- a CDS encoding alpha/beta hydrolase produces the protein MADSVVPLPFVKVLTPAIPAGQPLPVLLIHGWASGSVYWEPLAAKLLDAGREVWILDLPGYHPGESLPPDFVWTLDSAAASVAAALDARRPARAAQEPVHLVGHSMGGSVSLTLAAARPDLVASLTLVGMAPVPQNQGFKDVLRTQLNQGFFDTATKAKLMNAWYGDLSAEHMERLSTGFDAPFPVLHASALAAMTGVEPSVPGRVHAPLLVIAGTDDRVRPMEQMRAFVAEGPGRQLKAISGAGHNVHWERPRECAEALTGFWETSRPRPA, from the coding sequence ATGGCTGACAGTGTTGTTCCGCTCCCGTTCGTGAAAGTCCTCACGCCGGCCATTCCCGCAGGTCAGCCGCTTCCCGTGCTGCTGATCCACGGCTGGGCATCCGGCTCGGTGTACTGGGAGCCACTCGCAGCGAAACTGCTCGACGCCGGCCGCGAAGTCTGGATCCTGGACCTCCCCGGCTACCACCCAGGCGAGTCCCTGCCTCCGGATTTCGTGTGGACGCTGGACTCGGCAGCAGCTTCCGTGGCGGCAGCCCTGGACGCCCGAAGACCAGCCCGCGCCGCGCAGGAACCGGTCCACTTGGTGGGCCACTCGATGGGCGGCAGTGTCTCGTTGACCCTTGCGGCAGCCCGCCCCGACCTGGTGGCCTCGCTGACGCTGGTGGGCATGGCACCGGTTCCGCAAAACCAGGGCTTCAAGGACGTACTCAGAACCCAGCTGAATCAGGGATTCTTCGACACCGCGACCAAAGCGAAGCTCATGAATGCCTGGTACGGGGACCTTTCCGCAGAACACATGGAGCGGCTCAGCACCGGTTTCGATGCCCCCTTCCCGGTTCTGCACGCCAGCGCGCTGGCGGCCATGACCGGCGTCGAGCCTTCAGTCCCCGGCCGCGTCCATGCGCCACTGCTGGTGATCGCCGGAACTGATGACCGGGTCCGGCCCATGGAACAGATGCGCGCCTTCGTGGCCGAAGGCCCGGGACGTCAACTGAAAGCCATCAGCGGTGCGGGCCACAACGTCCACTGGGAACGACCCCGGGAATGCGCAGAGGCACTCACCGGATTTTGGGAAACAAGCCGGCCACGGCCAGCGTAA
- a CDS encoding four-carbon acid sugar kinase family protein: MTLEADVLAAFPAEVQIPAQLVADAVAASSAAAPKILVVLDDDPTGTQSVADLAVLTRWEVADFTWAFTHIHENKTKPAVYVLTNTRSLDPAEAAARNEEIVRNALAAAAGNGVGPRLRLGFVSRSDSTLRGHYPLEPDVIAATVAAETGEATDGVVIVPAFPDAGRVTIGGVHYMRGTGGNAGTLTPVAETEFAKDASFGFANSEMAKYVEEKSHGRFPAADVIVLDLNIIRAGASAQDPTISAKAIADALEHATNSTPIVADIVTENDFRALALGLEEAERRGKNLLYRVGPPFVRGRIGQEIRSALTSEEAYAGNTPSTAGGLIVVGSHVGVTTRQLNSLTAEHSSARIIEIDVEKLIAGTETAGEADADAYIETVVSDVVDALHKGDVIVHTSRLLIKTDDPAASLKIARTVSAAVVAVVNRTLKTFPPRFVIAKGGITSSDVAAHGLEIRHAIVRGPMLPGIVSLWEPVDGPAKGIPYIVFAGNVGDDQSLTDVTRKLSATF; encoded by the coding sequence GTGACCCTTGAAGCCGACGTTTTGGCCGCTTTCCCGGCGGAAGTCCAGATTCCCGCCCAGTTGGTTGCCGACGCCGTTGCGGCGTCGTCTGCGGCCGCACCCAAGATCCTGGTGGTCCTCGACGACGACCCCACGGGCACGCAGTCCGTTGCGGATCTCGCTGTGCTCACCCGCTGGGAAGTTGCAGACTTCACCTGGGCCTTCACCCACATCCACGAAAACAAGACCAAGCCTGCTGTCTACGTCCTCACCAATACCCGCAGCCTGGACCCGGCCGAAGCCGCCGCGCGGAATGAGGAGATTGTGCGCAACGCCCTTGCCGCAGCGGCCGGCAATGGGGTTGGTCCTCGGCTGCGCCTGGGTTTCGTCAGCCGCAGCGACTCCACCCTCCGTGGCCATTACCCCCTGGAGCCGGACGTCATCGCCGCCACCGTGGCGGCCGAAACCGGTGAAGCTACTGACGGCGTGGTGATCGTTCCAGCATTTCCCGACGCCGGCCGCGTCACCATCGGCGGCGTCCACTACATGCGCGGGACGGGCGGCAATGCAGGCACCCTCACCCCTGTTGCCGAGACGGAATTCGCCAAGGACGCGAGCTTCGGCTTCGCCAACTCAGAGATGGCCAAGTATGTGGAGGAGAAGTCGCACGGCCGATTCCCTGCCGCCGACGTGATCGTCCTGGACCTGAACATCATCCGGGCCGGAGCTTCCGCACAGGATCCCACCATCTCCGCAAAGGCCATCGCCGACGCCCTGGAGCACGCCACCAACTCCACCCCGATCGTGGCCGACATCGTTACCGAGAACGACTTCCGCGCCCTCGCCCTGGGTCTAGAAGAAGCCGAACGCCGGGGAAAGAACCTCCTGTACCGTGTGGGCCCGCCCTTCGTGAGGGGCCGGATCGGACAGGAAATCCGCAGCGCGCTGACCTCGGAGGAAGCCTACGCAGGCAACACTCCCTCCACAGCCGGCGGCCTGATCGTGGTGGGCTCCCATGTGGGTGTCACCACCCGCCAGCTCAACTCACTGACCGCAGAGCACAGCTCGGCCCGGATCATTGAGATCGACGTCGAGAAACTGATCGCCGGAACCGAAACCGCGGGCGAAGCAGACGCCGACGCCTACATCGAAACCGTCGTCTCCGACGTCGTCGACGCCCTCCACAAAGGCGACGTCATCGTCCACACCAGCCGCCTGCTCATCAAGACCGACGATCCCGCAGCGAGCCTGAAGATCGCCCGCACCGTCTCGGCCGCCGTCGTCGCCGTGGTGAACCGGACTCTGAAGACCTTCCCGCCGCGGTTCGTCATCGCCAAGGGCGGCATCACGTCATCGGACGTGGCCGCGCACGGCCTGGAAATCCGCCACGCCATTGTCCGCGGCCCCATGCTGCCTGGCATCGTCTCGCTCTGGGAGCCGGTGGACGGCCCCGCCAAGGGCATCCCGTACATCGTCTTTGCAGGCAACGTGGGCGATGACCAATCCCTCACCGACGTCACCCGCAAGCTCAGCGCCACTTTCTAG
- a CDS encoding NAD(P)-dependent oxidoreductase: MTSSNYTVTVLGLGAMGLPMATRLASELTVHGFDIAEPRLELAAAAGIKTFASAREASDGADALLLAVRNGEQLNDVLFGENGVASVLKPGAVVILGSTVGTDAIPATVEKLAEYGVALVDAPLSGGPKRAGEGDLLIVVGAEPEALEKARPALELLASTLSIVGDKPGDGQALKTVNQLLCGVHIAAAAEAMALADALGLDQATTLAALEAGAAGSFMLSNRGPRILEAYSEDGAEVLSRLDIFVKDMGIVGKATRAAGLAAPVAAAAEQLYLLGQAQGLAAADDSAVIKVVAPSKRTA; encoded by the coding sequence ATGACCAGCAGCAACTACACCGTCACCGTCCTGGGCCTGGGCGCCATGGGCCTGCCCATGGCAACCCGCCTCGCCTCCGAGCTCACCGTTCACGGCTTCGACATCGCCGAGCCCAGGCTGGAACTCGCAGCAGCAGCCGGCATCAAGACCTTCGCCTCAGCCCGTGAGGCATCCGATGGCGCCGACGCCCTGCTCCTGGCCGTCCGCAACGGCGAACAACTCAACGACGTCCTCTTCGGTGAGAACGGCGTCGCTTCGGTGTTGAAGCCGGGCGCTGTAGTGATCCTTGGCAGCACCGTGGGCACCGACGCCATCCCCGCCACAGTGGAGAAGCTTGCAGAATACGGAGTGGCCCTGGTGGATGCGCCGCTTTCCGGTGGTCCGAAGCGCGCCGGAGAAGGCGACCTGCTGATCGTTGTCGGCGCCGAACCGGAGGCACTTGAAAAGGCCCGTCCGGCCCTGGAGCTGCTGGCATCCACCCTGAGCATTGTTGGAGACAAGCCCGGCGACGGCCAAGCGCTGAAGACGGTCAACCAGCTCCTCTGCGGCGTCCACATTGCCGCCGCAGCCGAGGCCATGGCCCTCGCCGATGCCCTGGGCCTGGACCAGGCCACGACCCTCGCGGCCCTCGAAGCCGGGGCCGCCGGTTCCTTCATGCTTTCCAACCGCGGCCCGCGCATCCTGGAGGCCTACTCCGAAGACGGTGCCGAGGTCCTGAGCCGGCTCGACATCTTCGTCAAGGACATGGGGATCGTAGGCAAGGCAACACGGGCCGCAGGCCTGGCCGCACCCGTTGCCGCCGCAGCAGAACAGCTTTACCTCCTCGGCCAGGCCCAGGGCCTCGCCGCCGCCGACGATTCCGCCGTCATCAAGGTTGTTGCGCCCTCAAAGCGCACCGCCTAA
- a CDS encoding GntP family transporter — protein MNPLVNSLMVRAADAPPIKPAVELGTPLLLTIAAAGIALLLVLIIRFKIQAFVALLAVSILVGVAAQIPLKDIFTVVTTGVGSTMGKVALLIALGAILGRMIEVSGGVQSLATHFTQKLGAKRVAVALTAVGFLVAIPVFFEVGVIVLVPIVYAFAKIANVHPIKFGLPMAGIMLSIHVAVPPHPGIVAGAGVFGADIGLITMISLIICIPLGFLSYWVASIMNRKDYELLPGVKKQVEEFGSESLVHVGHDGPGARAIAPPRPGLIMFLIAAPIAQILLGTVGTLTIPKENYWYGVASFIGNPFFALLVAVALSFFLLAVRRNWSLKETGEIFEGALPPIASILMVVAAGGVFGEVLRTSGIGAALSHTLDSLGLPVIVLGFIISLALRAAQGSATVAIVTTTGLLTSAVMEGGYTPAQIAVIVIAIGFGALGLSHVTDAGFWTVIRYYGLTVSDGLKTWTVLTTILGLAGFVLTYVAWILVGGLGH, from the coding sequence ATGAATCCCCTCGTTAACTCCTTGATGGTCCGGGCGGCCGATGCCCCACCCATCAAACCCGCAGTGGAGCTGGGAACACCCCTTCTGCTGACCATCGCCGCAGCCGGTATTGCCCTGCTGCTGGTGCTGATCATCCGCTTCAAAATCCAGGCTTTCGTTGCCCTGCTGGCCGTCAGCATTCTGGTAGGCGTCGCAGCCCAGATTCCGCTGAAGGACATCTTCACCGTGGTGACCACCGGCGTTGGCAGCACCATGGGCAAGGTCGCATTGCTGATCGCCCTTGGCGCCATCCTCGGCCGAATGATCGAAGTATCGGGAGGGGTGCAATCACTGGCCACCCACTTCACCCAGAAGCTCGGCGCCAAGCGCGTCGCTGTCGCGCTGACCGCCGTCGGCTTCCTCGTGGCGATCCCCGTGTTCTTCGAAGTAGGCGTGATCGTCCTGGTCCCGATCGTCTACGCTTTCGCCAAGATCGCCAATGTGCACCCCATCAAGTTCGGCCTGCCCATGGCCGGCATCATGCTGTCCATCCACGTAGCTGTCCCGCCGCACCCGGGCATCGTGGCAGGGGCAGGCGTCTTCGGCGCGGACATCGGGCTCATCACCATGATCTCGCTCATCATCTGCATCCCCCTGGGCTTCCTGTCCTACTGGGTTGCCAGCATCATGAACCGCAAGGACTACGAGCTTCTGCCCGGCGTCAAAAAGCAGGTTGAAGAGTTCGGCTCCGAGTCCCTGGTCCACGTTGGCCACGACGGTCCCGGCGCCCGTGCAATCGCCCCTCCACGTCCCGGCCTGATAATGTTCCTGATCGCCGCACCCATCGCCCAGATCCTCCTCGGAACCGTCGGCACGCTGACCATCCCCAAGGAGAACTACTGGTACGGCGTGGCCTCGTTCATCGGCAACCCCTTCTTCGCGCTCCTGGTGGCCGTGGCACTCTCCTTCTTCCTGCTCGCCGTCCGCCGCAACTGGTCCCTCAAGGAAACCGGCGAGATCTTCGAAGGCGCATTGCCTCCCATCGCTTCGATCCTGATGGTTGTTGCTGCCGGTGGCGTGTTCGGTGAAGTCCTCCGCACCTCGGGCATCGGCGCAGCCCTGTCCCACACCCTGGACAGTCTCGGCCTGCCGGTGATCGTCCTTGGCTTCATCATCTCCCTGGCATTGCGCGCCGCGCAGGGTTCGGCCACCGTGGCAATCGTGACCACAACCGGCCTGCTCACCTCCGCGGTAATGGAGGGCGGTTACACTCCTGCCCAGATCGCCGTCATTGTGATCGCCATCGGCTTCGGTGCGCTGGGCCTGTCCCATGTGACGGATGCAGGCTTCTGGACCGTGATCCGCTACTACGGACTCACTGTCTCCGACGGACTCAAGACCTGGACCGTCCTCACCACCATCCTGGGCCTCGCCGGCTTCGTGCTGACATACGTCGCCTGGATCCTGGTGGGAGGCCTTGGCCACTGA
- a CDS encoding class II fructose-bisphosphate aldolase, translating to MRAKLDHLVGSALTSGSAVPAFTCYDFTTALAVVSAAEEARLGVILLVAPKTACTANGLRLIAALRGLADDATVPVSVQLDHASDLEVILESVAAGADAVLADGSSLPYENNIALVRQVRAALDAAGAADVVIEAELGGLAGDEDKAFSAADSALDAGASVAGLTDPAQVADFVERTGAQLLAVAVGNVHGKYTGEPDIRWDVLQDVAAQTAVPLVLHGASGIPADELSKAPSMNVGKVNFNTELRTGILATLESETTAHRADGENLQGLLGRWNVSAATFAGATLELLST from the coding sequence ATGCGTGCCAAACTCGACCACCTGGTTGGCTCGGCGCTGACGTCAGGTTCCGCTGTTCCCGCCTTCACCTGCTACGACTTCACCACCGCCCTGGCTGTAGTTTCGGCCGCAGAGGAAGCCCGCTTGGGAGTGATCCTGCTGGTTGCGCCCAAAACAGCATGTACCGCCAACGGCTTGAGGCTCATCGCCGCCCTTCGCGGCCTGGCCGACGACGCCACGGTCCCGGTCTCCGTCCAGCTGGATCATGCCTCGGACCTTGAGGTCATTCTCGAATCCGTGGCTGCCGGTGCGGACGCCGTGCTGGCCGATGGTTCGTCCTTGCCCTACGAGAACAACATCGCCCTGGTCCGCCAAGTCCGTGCCGCGCTGGACGCGGCCGGTGCTGCCGACGTCGTGATTGAAGCGGAACTCGGCGGCCTCGCGGGCGATGAGGACAAGGCTTTCAGCGCCGCTGATTCAGCGCTCGACGCCGGTGCTTCCGTTGCGGGACTCACTGACCCCGCGCAGGTGGCGGACTTCGTGGAGCGGACGGGTGCCCAACTCCTGGCTGTGGCTGTGGGCAACGTGCATGGAAAGTACACGGGCGAGCCCGACATCCGCTGGGATGTCCTGCAGGACGTCGCCGCGCAGACCGCAGTCCCGCTGGTGCTGCACGGTGCCTCGGGAATCCCGGCCGATGAGCTCTCAAAGGCACCTTCCATGAACGTTGGCAAAGTGAACTTCAACACTGAACTTCGCACCGGGATTCTTGCCACACTCGAATCCGAAACCACAGCCCACCGGGCCGATGGCGAGAATCTGCAAGGCCTGCTGGGCCGGTGGAACGTCTCAGCAGCAACGTTTGCCGGGGCCACGCTGGAGCTGCTCAGCACCTGA
- a CDS encoding DUF1304 domain-containing protein yields MILASLIFAAIAALLHVYIFTMESITWTKPKTWKTFSITSQADAETTKPLAYNQGFYNLFLAIGALIGIIAVAMGAPQVGWTLVFSSCGSMLLAALVLAASGKKYLRAATLQGTTPLLAVVLGVLALAIS; encoded by the coding sequence ATGATCCTGGCCTCCCTGATTTTTGCTGCGATAGCTGCCCTGCTCCACGTCTACATCTTCACCATGGAGTCCATCACCTGGACCAAGCCGAAAACGTGGAAGACGTTCAGCATCACGTCCCAAGCCGATGCTGAAACCACCAAGCCGCTCGCTTACAACCAGGGCTTCTACAACCTGTTCCTGGCCATTGGCGCCCTGATCGGCATCATCGCCGTGGCAATGGGTGCACCCCAGGTGGGCTGGACCTTGGTCTTCAGCAGTTGCGGCTCCATGCTCCTGGCGGCACTGGTCCTTGCAGCGAGTGGCAAAAAGTACCTCCGCGCCGCGACCCTCCAGGGAACCACGCCTTTGCTGGCCGTCGTGCTGGGTGTGCTGGCACTGGCTATCAGCTAG
- a CDS encoding VOC family protein encodes MTTSIFVNLPVSDLEASKAFYTALGYTINPNFTDETAACVVFSDTIYAMLLTHEKFSQFTKQPIADTKNSTAAIVALSADSREDVDALATKALEAGGSETYDAQDLGFMYSRAFRDLDGHHWEVLWMDAAAAQDGPPES; translated from the coding sequence ATGACTACGTCGATTTTCGTGAACCTGCCCGTCAGCGACCTCGAGGCATCCAAAGCCTTCTACACAGCACTCGGTTACACCATCAACCCAAACTTCACCGATGAAACTGCCGCCTGTGTGGTCTTCAGCGACACCATCTACGCCATGCTCCTGACCCACGAGAAATTCAGCCAGTTCACCAAACAGCCCATCGCAGACACTAAGAACTCGACGGCGGCAATTGTTGCCCTTTCTGCCGACAGCCGCGAAGACGTGGATGCCTTGGCCACCAAGGCGCTGGAGGCCGGCGGATCCGAAACGTACGACGCCCAGGATCTCGGCTTCATGTACAGCCGCGCGTTCCGCGACCTGGACGGTCACCATTGGGAAGTTCTCTGGATGGACGCTGCCGCAGCGCAGGATGGTCCGCCGGAGTCGTAG
- a CDS encoding acyltransferase: MVAQRDPAIDLVRFTCLLLVVAAHCMMVSPVLQKDGTVTTGNVLMEQSWFTPVAWALMIVPLFFVLGGVTGLQSWRRLKARGGTGFDFAQLRLLRLVRPAMALLAVMWGSLWLALLLGVHPQVIQLMTAGAAMPLWFLAAYLTAQLSVPLLARLHERAPLLTFAALVALIITVDSLRGALPVLAFANMVFVWCAVQQLGFLMADGFFEHRSRTWLVGVIVSSNLLLGLVTGVGVYPGNMVVNINPPNLCMLLLGISQAATLYMLRPGITWLAGVGWVRTVIAVAGRRSMTVYLWHLPLLVGMSGLLLLTDLPKPLAGTGEWWWARIPVFLAVVAVLVPVVWLFGRLENRPTAASHARGPSRTAVVTAAVVVLVPVADAAFNGQTLALLGGGAACFALSVLLLGRVPTPVIRLPFAADLAGRRVGALSTLPEPGFSANLEP; encoded by the coding sequence ATGGTGGCGCAGAGGGATCCGGCGATCGACCTTGTCCGCTTCACTTGCCTGCTCCTTGTGGTGGCAGCGCATTGCATGATGGTCAGCCCTGTCCTGCAGAAGGACGGGACAGTGACCACGGGGAATGTGCTCATGGAGCAAAGCTGGTTTACTCCCGTGGCCTGGGCCCTCATGATTGTTCCGCTGTTCTTTGTGCTGGGTGGCGTGACGGGACTTCAGTCATGGCGACGCCTGAAAGCCCGCGGTGGTACCGGATTCGATTTCGCCCAACTCCGTCTCCTGCGGCTGGTCCGCCCCGCCATGGCGCTGCTGGCTGTCATGTGGGGGAGCTTGTGGTTGGCGCTCCTGCTGGGTGTCCACCCCCAGGTCATCCAGCTCATGACCGCCGGCGCTGCCATGCCGCTATGGTTCCTGGCCGCCTACCTCACAGCGCAGCTCAGTGTTCCGCTGCTGGCCCGCCTGCATGAACGCGCACCGTTGCTGACGTTCGCAGCGTTGGTGGCGCTCATCATCACCGTCGACTCCCTCCGTGGCGCCCTTCCCGTGCTGGCTTTTGCCAACATGGTCTTCGTGTGGTGCGCGGTCCAGCAGTTGGGATTCCTGATGGCCGACGGATTCTTCGAACACCGCAGCCGCACGTGGCTGGTGGGGGTCATTGTCTCCAGCAACTTGTTGCTGGGACTCGTGACCGGGGTGGGCGTGTACCCGGGAAACATGGTGGTCAATATCAACCCACCCAACCTTTGCATGCTGCTGTTGGGCATCTCGCAGGCCGCCACGCTCTACATGCTCCGGCCCGGCATCACCTGGCTTGCGGGAGTCGGGTGGGTCCGTACCGTTATTGCGGTGGCGGGCCGCAGGTCCATGACGGTCTACCTTTGGCATCTTCCGCTGCTGGTGGGCATGTCAGGGCTGCTGTTGCTCACCGACCTGCCCAAGCCCCTGGCGGGAACGGGGGAGTGGTGGTGGGCCCGGATCCCTGTATTCCTGGCTGTGGTCGCGGTGCTCGTGCCGGTGGTGTGGCTTTTTGGCCGCCTGGAGAACCGTCCGACGGCGGCAAGCCACGCGCGGGGGCCCTCGCGTACCGCTGTGGTGACGGCCGCCGTCGTCGTCTTAGTCCCGGTCGCAGACGCAGCCTTCAACGGACAGACGCTTGCATTGTTGGGTGGGGGAGCGGCGTGCTTTGCCCTTTCGGTCCTGCTGCTGGGCAGGGTCCCGACGCCGGTCATCCGGCTACCGTTTGCCGCGGACTTGGCGGGGCGGCGCGTTGGAGCGCTGTCCACGTTGCCAGAGCCAGGTTTTAGTGCCAATCTCGAACCATGA
- a CDS encoding GNAT family N-acetyltransferase: MTEYTDSLAESFRPGVTTVRNDKFHRYELHVDGELAVISQFLDRPGHIDFIHTETKPGFNGQGLAKVLAHFALDDVVASGKRIIPHCPYIAAYLKKHEGYEQDVDWPAEKPVGQPDNE, from the coding sequence ATGACCGAGTACACGGATTCACTGGCAGAATCGTTCCGTCCTGGCGTCACTACGGTGCGCAACGACAAATTCCACCGCTATGAGCTGCACGTAGATGGCGAGCTGGCCGTGATTTCCCAGTTCCTTGATCGGCCCGGTCACATCGATTTCATCCACACCGAAACCAAGCCCGGGTTCAACGGCCAGGGCCTGGCAAAAGTCCTCGCACACTTTGCCCTGGACGATGTTGTGGCCTCCGGCAAGCGCATCATTCCGCACTGCCCGTACATCGCTGCATACCTGAAAAAGCACGAAGGCTACGAACAGGACGTTGATTGGCCCGCCGAGAAGCCGGTGGGCCAGCCGGACAACGAATAG
- a CDS encoding DUF11 domain-containing protein, with protein MDIRRPRPFLKLLRAVHKDGAQQPGAIVRGLPPHRSAPLARRKNAGRATLVYGADRPVAIPGDTVIFTAWITNNSTSHLRDVTLVPRSFTNEGMEVLRYSSEPVERDLLIPLLAPGQSVMRTFSYLVTDADHIHGGSLVSAMQVHATCRGQVVFDENDAIVSLSGTRKDWPFPAERAGQMRKRRKNVEQSVPA; from the coding sequence ATGGACATCCGCCGCCCCCGCCCCTTCCTGAAACTGTTGCGTGCTGTCCATAAGGACGGAGCGCAGCAACCTGGCGCTATTGTCCGCGGATTGCCGCCCCACCGCTCAGCTCCACTGGCGCGCCGGAAGAATGCCGGACGTGCCACTTTGGTCTACGGAGCGGACCGGCCCGTAGCCATTCCGGGAGATACCGTCATCTTCACGGCGTGGATCACCAACAACTCCACCAGCCACCTCCGCGACGTCACATTGGTCCCCCGGTCCTTCACCAACGAAGGCATGGAGGTGTTGCGCTACAGCTCTGAGCCGGTTGAGCGCGACCTTCTCATCCCGCTCCTGGCTCCGGGCCAATCCGTGATGAGGACCTTCTCTTACCTGGTGACCGACGCAGACCATATCCACGGGGGCAGCCTGGTCAGCGCAATGCAGGTCCATGCCACCTGCCGCGGCCAGGTCGTTTTCGACGAAAACGACGCAATCGTCTCCCTCAGCGGCACACGAAAGGACTGGCCCTTCCCGGCTGAAAGGGCAGGGCAGATGCGAAAACGGCGGAAGAACGTTGAGCAGTCGGTGCCCGCGTAG